TGACCTCCAGTTGGCTGGCTGCTATTCATTTGACCCTTTTTCAGAACTGTAAAAGCTGGTTAGAGAGGGGAAAAAGTTATTGGATTGAGAGTTTGGAAGACATACTTTGAGGATAGGGTGGTTTGATGGAAGTTGACATAAAACTAGATGGAAATAAGTGTGTCCTTGATGTATCAATTAATTTTTTGTGTTAGCAAACTAGATGGTTTGTTTCCTGAAGGGTCTTAACCAATATCCAGGAGCCTGTCAtgtaaattcttcttttaaacaATTATTATTAACAAGAAAAGTAATGGGTAAAATTCTGGATATTGCTTGCAATCAGATAAGTTTGAATTATATTATAACAAACATTTATCTAACAGCAAGATTCAAGTTCCAGTGTTTTCCATGCTCCCTCCACAGGAAAAGATGTTTCTTTTTATTCAGATGTCTCTTACTTCCAGTCTGCTTGCTGCAAAAGAGCAGCCTTTATGGAATAAGCTGAGACATTTACAGACACAGAAAAGTTGAAAATTCAGTACACATTTTGTGTATATGTTTACCGAGATGATGATTGCTTCCtatggtggtggtttgtttttaataaattatatttaccATCTTagaataaataaatcaaatgcaTGATGGGAGACTGTGATATCTGCTTCATGAATAAGGAATTGTCCTGCATTAATCTTATGATCTATTTAATTGTCTTTCTCTCCTGGGTATTTATAGGGTGCCAGTTACTGTTGTATGTTAGTATTAAACACTTGTGGTATGTAGGCATTGTGTCTCTGAGTGTCTACCATCTCATGTTCCTGTAGAGAGTGATTGCCTCTCTCTGCAGGAGGCTCTGTATGAGCGGTGTTAGTGTTTGGAATGAATGTTTTATTAATATTTCCATTTAGGATGAATCAGAGATATATGGAATGGATATGGAGTCTCTAAGGTAAGGTGGATTTCTGGATGACTACTTGACTCATTGCTGTAAAGGAATTCAAACCCTGAGCACAACAACTGCACAAATGGAGGAGTTGGGTCTCCCACAAATTTTATACACATTGATGATGTTCCCAATCCAAAAAGTATCTGTagggatttttttctccccctcccttaaAATCCAGAGGAAGGGAAGATGTTGGAGCTGGCAATTTTTCTCCCCTGTCTTACAGGCATATAAGTTGCTCATGTGCACAACTAAATAAGAAGGAAAAACTGCTTGCACTTCCATCTTCCTTGGGTGTTTGCGGAGAAGCAGTAAAGATTATTATTCTCCTGCTGTTCAGCTTTGTCTTCCTTGTGGTGGAGGGATGGAGAAATTCTTTTGCTGGTTCCCTCCATATTCTGAAATGAATAGGAATAGAAACTTCTGATTGTTCTGCCTTCCTGTAAGGTGGAATAGAAGCTCCTCTGTACACCTTTCCCACTGTAGGTGGAGGAAACCTTTGCTTCTTCCCGACCCTAGCCTGGTGGTGTAGGAGCTGCATGTGAAGAAGCCCTGCATGGTTAGCCAAGATCAGAGGAATAAGAGGATCCATGTGAGAATAATCATCCAAGTCACTAAGGGGAGAATATAGGGGTATGGAGGGGGGAAAGAACAGCTGTGGGGCAAAATGAGAAACTAGAACACTTAGGGTAAGAAGGTCGTTattggggagagagagtgaggggGGGAAGTGGTGGACATGAGGAATGAAGGAGAAAAATGTTTAACAGAACAAAGATATTTAAAGTGGAATACAGGAAGATCAGAAGGAAGGAATAGAAATTACCAAAACCGGTGCAGCAGATACACTAAAATGGACTGTAAAAGGTATGAATGAAGaatggaaagagaaggaagaacaaAAACAAGGGAGCCTTATCAAGCAGCAGTTTTTGAAAAGTTGATGTCAAGATGCTAGAAAAATAACATGAATGTTTAATTATATAGGAGATATTAGGGTACTATACAGAACTGTGTAGGCTGAAAAAGTGATGGAGCTTTGGAGTTCAGGTAGGAGGGGGGCATGGGAACCCACTGTTCCCATGTGTAAGGAAAGGGGGACATTTTTTGTCTAGTAAAATATGTTTTAGAAGTTGTTGCAGTGGTGACTGCactttttaatatgtatttttcattgttttatatcTGTTTGTGGTCTGTGTCAGAGATGGCAATTGAGAGATAGGAACTGAGCATATTCTTTTGTGGCCCTGTGTGCCATTTGTGTGAGTAGTTTTTAATCAAATGTAACCTGCTGCTGGCTTGGTCTGCATTCCAGATAAAACAGGTTTACTTTTTCAAGCATATGTTCTTTCTTGATTTGAAATGCCCTGAAATCTTTGAAAGTGCAGGTTATTGCATCTTGTATGCCAGTATTTTCCAGGCAGAATCCTTATTCTTTtgtccatatttttttttctacatcAAACAAAATCGTAGCCCTTCAAACCCGCCCTTACACATTTTTTAGGATAGTTGCGGATATGCTTCCACTCACCTCCGTGTTACTCAGGAAGCAGGGTAAAATTTTTGAAAGTGCCTAAGTCCTATTGAAAGTCTATTGGACCGAGGGTCCTAAATTGTTTAGatatacttttgaaaattttgcccatggGGCAGAGAGGTAGCTTCGCCATCTGAAGGTATTAGAACTGGTATTGAAGTCTAGTTTTCCTATCACTTACAAATTGATCATCTGGAGCAGATTTCTTTAAAGGTATAAAAAAAGGTGTCTGTTGCCTGTCTGTCATTCTCATGACATACTGCaagccagacaggccaggaaAATAGTGTTTTCTGTCACTTTTTCCCACTTTTTTTAGGCAGGCAAACCTGGTTTTGAAAGAAATCCAATCTCTTAAAGAGCAGGTAGATAAGCTACAGACAGAGCTTCATGCTCTGAGACAAGGTACAAAGGACATCACCCAGCGTGCTATCAGTGAAGCCCTGGAAGGGAGTGAGATCAAAGGCGTTACAACATGGGTAAGAGGACATTGCAGGATTTTGTAGGTAGAGATTTCTATCTTTCTTTGTATCTACCACAGTTCCTTCTCACACATTTTTTATACTTCATTGACATATGTAGTGTAACAGTCTTGGGAATCCAGGAACAAATGTTCACCCACAATAAAAAATTTCTCTTTGGACTGCAGACTTTTTTGCAGGGTAGCTGGAAGGGTGGGATAACATAGGTAGGAATTTCCATCACCCTAACCATTAAAAGAATACCATCACCTCCTAAACAAAATATATACTACATTAGACATTTGAAGGAACAATAGTCTAAGCTACAGTACTGATTTTTCACTTTTACCCCGAGAGAATGATCTGGTGGAAAATTCATAAAGAGAACCTGCAACTCAGTCTCCTGAGTCACTTCTGGTACCGTCGGGCTCCCTTTGGTCCCTGTCAGTGTCACCCATGGGAGACCTGGCTGCTGCCAAGGCtttccccagcctctccccagagAAACTCTGTATGGAGGGGCTATTTCACAAGGCTTGCAGGAGATATTATGTATGTCCTCCTAGCCTTCCACAGTCTGTCCCACAGGTCTGTACAGGGGATCCTCAGCATAGGTAATATTGTCTAGAGAATCTGTCCTTTCATCTTCAGCAGTTGGTCTTTGATGTAGAAGTGAATAGTATGGTAAGGGTTTCCCAAAGGCAATCTTGTTGGCAGTATGCGCTCAGTGTTCCTGAGGACAGAGTATATCAAACATCTTTGCTCTTTTGAGTTTTGTTCTATTTCTTGGAAGTTACAGGAATTTAACCAATTGGTGTGATCACTCGCTTTTATGAACTACTTGGTGGGTGGTGATTAAATTGCACATATATAAGGGGTCATTATATAATGACACGAGGGGTCATTATATAGGTAGTTACCACTATTATGATATAGTAAAACAACTGCACAGAAGGAGGGCTATACACACTCTCCTACAAAGGTGGCTATTGCCAAAATTATAGAGCAAGGTGAAAACAATAGTTTTTTGACACTTTGGTTGAGATTCCAGGTGGTTTTCAGAACCTCTAACAAGTGGTCTCTGACTCAAGAGATAATACCTGCACTTGATACCAGGCATCCTCACCCagcctcttagggtatgtctacaatttGAGCTGTGGGTGTAACTTCCAGTGCAAGAAGACATGCCTGTACTAGCTGTGATCAAGCTAGCGTGTCAAATATAGAGTGTAGCCACAGTGgtgtgagcagcaggaggggctagccaccccaagtacatCTTAGCTGTTTCAAGTATATACCTGTCCATCTCATTGTGCCACTGCGACTACActttatttttagtgcactagcaaCATCTACACTGGGGGAATTAGGGATTTTTTACACCCCTCACTGCTGTAGCTATGTCACCCtcaattttaagtgtagaccagaccttagtctAACATAATGGTTACTTCATGATTGTTTTACACGTACTTCAGATTGTAGGTGATCTGGTGTGTGTACTACTTTCAAAGTCCTTTCCCCTCTCACAGTTCTTACCTTTTATATTCTTTCACAGACTGTTAAAAGGATGCTGAATAAAGTACTTGAAAAGCTGGATGAAGACCAAGTTCAGATGCCTGATTACGCCCTAAAATCAGCAGGTATTATTATTCTCCCCAGTTAGAATCAGGGTCCCCATGCTGTTATGCGCTGTAAAAGCATATAAGAAGACAGAGTCCTTGCCttcaaaaagcttacaatctagttTAAGACAAGATGTACAAATGAATGTCACCTACACTaggagggaagaggaagagaggacaAGGGTCACAGTAAAATAAGATTATGCATTTACATAGTCTGACAATGTTTCAAGCCTTTTTATAAAAATGAACgcatattttatattgtttttattaatcactattttcagttttattaccCACCGCCTATTAtcaattttgaatattttaattaGCCACCATGGCCTGTTACTATAGAGAAGGACAGAATAAGTGAAAGAGAGACAAATACTGTTGCTAGAAATCAGTCAAAACCTGTGCTTGTTCAGGTCAAAGTATGGTAAGAGCCGACATTCTTATGGTATTACCAGTGCGGGAAAGCTGTGCCAATGTCCCTTCATGCCCATTTGAGAAGAGTATATGGAAGTAAGCATGTGGGGAAGAGAGAGCTATAAGAATTATGGCTGGTGTATGTTGATTGAGTCACATAAAAGAGTTGTTTgataatgaattttttttctgaggGTCACATGCAGTGATGCATGTCCAGTTTGAATGAGTCACTCACATAAATGATAATTGTATTACAGGGCTTTGTTCTCTATATATTAGGAGTTAAGCACCCAACACCTGGTGTTGGTCATTAGATCCTCTGTATATTTCACATTGTTAGGAATACCTGCTGTATTAGAGAGGCAAAGTgagtccaacttctgttggtgagagagacaagcttttgagcttacttagagctcttcttcaggtccatgTAATGCTATATGTGAGATATTATCTCATTATGGTatgaatattttaatttcagGTGCCAGCATTGTTCAGTCCAGAACTACTAGGAGCTACCGTCATAATAGAGGAAAATTCTTTTGGTTATCATTTCCAATGCTGGTTTTTGTAAAGTCTCCAGAAGTTATTCTTCAGgtagaaatcaaaataaaagaaGTCTTGAGAGTTTCCTTTACcctttcctctcttccttttGGGTCTCCTATTCCCACTACCATTCCCCATGTCTGCTTTCCCTGTTCTTCTCTCCGTACTGCTTGAAGTTCAGGGAGGGATCAGGGGAGTAGAAGGCCAGCGTATGCTGCTGTATTTCGTGACATTTTTGCAGACAAACCCAGGCTGGCACCACACCACAagtgagggaaagagagaaataaaagcaACAGAATTAAGAATTGGGACCTGGGAATAAACATAGTTCATAAGTGCGGGAGGAAAGGGAAGACCATGGTACTAGAGCTTTTATGAGTGGTGCAGCCAGTACAGTCCGTCTGAATACTGCATCATGGAACTAGTATTTATCCTCAGCATTAAACaacatattttatattaattaGACTCTAAACATATGAACTTTGTGATGATTTAAATATCATTGGCATGTTTCAAGATAGATTCTAAGGTGCCAAAGGAATCCCTGGTTTCAGggattccactgatttcagtggaactatacCAGTGATACCGTTAGCCACATGGTTGCCTAAACCAATCATCATTGTTTTGTGTTCTGGTTTTAGCCCAATAATTATCCTGGGGACTGCTGGCCTTTCCCAGGAAGTCAGGGTGAAACTATCATCAAACTGGCTGTGGAAATAATTCCAAGAGCGGTTACAATGGAGCACATTCCCAAGAAAATCTCCCCTACAGGAGAAATCTCCAGTGCTCCTAAGGACTTCGCTGTCTATGTGAGCATCTTCCTTAGCTTTTTATATAAGATTTCTAAGAAGGGGGAAGGGAAGTATGGGGGAAAATATAGTAAAAAAGCAAGTTCTGTATATTTCCTTCACATCTACAACTCACTCAATGTTGTAGGAAGGGAGCAATTCATATATATAAGCACAATCAGCACAATCCTTGTTATTCCATTTACTCTTAAAAATGAGACTTTCCCATTCCTGCACAACCTGCTGTGTCTACATGCTACCTATAAGAGAAGTAATGTGATTTAGGGGATTCTGCACAGGGCTGGGTACTAGGAACTTCTGATTTCcaatcctggctttgccattaacTCACTCAACCTCTCACTATTTCCCCAACTATAAATGGGGCTAGTACTTACTTACCTATCTCACGGGACTATTGTGACTATAAATTAACCAAAACATGAAGTGGTAACTAGTAGGCCACAACTATCAGGCTTCTCCTGATATTTGTAACTTTGGAGATGTATTTGAAATAAATCGTTGGTTTATGAACAAGAGTGATATATTTCATGTGTTGTACCATCTATGTTTGGACTTTTTGGATATCCTGTGATACCACCATCCTGGTCAAACCTGGCTTTTGGAATGGACTGGTGCTACAAGGACCCTTGTTTTATGGATTTAGCACATCACTGTGCATCTGGGATATCATGTCATGCCTTTTGTTTTAACTGTCTGCATGAAGACAAAACACATTTAAACGTGTTGTAATTGCGTTTTCACTGTCTTTTGTTTTCTCCATGTCTGTGTTTTTCCGCAGGGTCTGATGGAGGAAGATGAGGAGCAAGGAACTTTCTTAGGACAGTTCATATATAACTGTGAAGGAGATTTATTTCAAACATTCCAATTGAAGGTACATTAAGGAAGAGGGGACGTGACTGTGAGATTAAGATGGATTCTATTGCTTGAATTAGGGGGTTGTTTGAGCTTCCCAGCAGCAGTGATCTGGAGAAATAGCCCTGGGTGGAAAGGATTGTAACTTAGTCTGTAGTTCTGTCAATGGTGGCTTTTAAACTAACAATTTTTCTGCAGCGCTATTGCTGGAGTCTAACCTGCTGTGTTACCTGCAATGAATTTGGGCAATCTTCCCAAAATCTTCCTTAGTCTGCATAAAAAGAAAACACCTCACATACCACCAGAATATTGGTCCATCAAATTAAACATTAATGATCATTGTAAGGAAATCTTTTTGTTACAGATTACTGAAAATAAATCTGTTCTATTTAAGTGCTTGTCTGTGTAGAAATTCTGTGCACAGACCTCACATGGATAGCAATGGGGTTTCTACATGTGGTGGAGTCAGCCTCTAAGTGAGGAGAACTTCATAGAGTTACTTTGCTTACTGAGGCAGGCTAGCCTATTTTGTGGCTATGGCTCTATAATTACTATTTTAAAGTACAGTTAGTAGAGTATAAGCATCTTCATATCTGGTGGGCAATGATTTCACATGAGTAAAATAGTGAACAAGTCACCCCTGCATGATGCTAATTGTTGATCGGCAGTGAAAGGTACATAAAGTAAAAAATAATAGCTTTAATTTCTTTCCTTTCAGAATGAACTTTCTGAATTCATGAGGTTCGTGAAATTGAAAGTGCTAAACAATTGGGGACACCCAGAATATACCTGCATTTATCGATTCAGGGTACACGGAGATCTAAAACATACCCAGGAGTTCTTTGAACAGAATCCCACACCTTAGGAACTCAAAATGGCAACAACACCAGCAAACTAAAAATGAAATTCTTAAGATCCACTCCACTTCATCACCCAAGTGAAAGGGTGTCCATAGaagacaaaaatagaaaaataaaaatgcaaacaaaattatttttggcaaaattgtttttattcttcAAAATGTTGTTTGTTTCTATAGAAAAAGGTACAATGTGTATAGTAAATAAATAGTATTTGTCTAATATTTCTGAGATTGCCTGGGGTAGGAAATTTGAATCTGAGCGAAGAGGGTTCTACAGGGCAGGATTTAACCTTAggtgcccctaggcacagcatcttcagcaccccccccccgccccaccccacctacAGTTGACCTTCATATTTTCTGTAGAACAATGAAatttttaacccacttttaattTGTAGGTGTCCCTAGAATACTGGTGACCCTAGGCACGTGCTACTGTGCCTAATGGGAAATCCGGACCTGGGATTCTAATGAGTTAGAAATATGTCAGATGGATTTTTCTTCAAATCTAAATTATTAACCAGAGAAAATTtagtgttttttttcctttccccttgtttattccccctccccctcctcagacgttcttgttaactcctggaaatgtactggaaatggcccaccttgattatcacttcaagaggttttctctccctccaccccactctcctgctggtaatagctcatcttaagtgatcactctccttacaatgtgtatggtaaacatccatttttgcatggtctgtgtgtgtatataaatctcctcacggtattttccactttatgcatccgatgaagtgagctgtagctcacgaaagcttatgctcaaataaattggttagtctctaaggtgccacaagtaatccttttctttttccgtaGAGATGGGCTCTTTGTATTTCCTATCAAAGCTTTCCCTTGTGTTCCATGTGGCATTCTTCTTTGCTTATCCTCTGTTGACCCACAGTATTGGTTAGGGGCTCCTGAATTCATAGACAGTGATTGATCTTGGAGAGTTTCAATCTTCACCTACACCTTAAACTCATGGGGGCAGTTTCTCAGCTTATGTAAATTGtcctagctccactgactttgcaTTAACAActgataccagctgaggatctgctcgtGGGATGCTATTTTTTCCTGGTGCATCCCCAATCTCCTCTCTCATTTTCACataatttcaatggaagttaggagcctaaatgctattgaggatctgggcctgtatGTTCCTGTTGGTGAGAAGAGAAGCTTATGTATTATATTCCCCAAGTTTTTTACCAAGGCAAGACAATTTGCTATTAAAATCCCACCATGTCACACAGTTATTTTATTATGTATATGTacccctctccctttctctcttcaGCTTCTCTCTGCCTTTTAGTTTTTGATTTTATTAACTGTTTTTTTACAAATAGGAGAGCTGGCATTCACCTCTTGAACATTTAATGCACCACCTCTGAGACATGCCATTTTCTATCCTCATAGGATTCATCCAACAATATTAATAGCAACAGCATTGCAGCTTAGTTGCTGACTATCTGTGACATCAGACAGTAAGTTTAATAGCAAGATCTAGGAGGCACTTGCATCAATCTTGTTATTTATTAATATCCACCATGTGCATTACTCTTGTATAATGTTTCCCAAAGTCTCTGATAACTCCCCAAAATTCAGCCAGTAACCAAACTAGCACAATGTAGTTTTGTGGTCAAGTTAGGTGTTGCAAATTCAACAACAAAATaattgcaaaacaaaataaatagtccGCTTTCCACATACGCTGTCACTTTGTGCTGTATGCAAGTCCTCTGACTGGATTTGAGTTTCTCCTCATTCTTTGGTCTTacagcttgcttgcttgtttgtttgttaagaATTTTGCATTTATATGTAGAATTATCTTCCAGTGCTATTGTCTCTTTCTTATGATTATCTTTTGTGATTCTTCtaataatattttaatgattGCTCCATCCATGTTAAATTAAGTTCTTTTTCGGGTTCTGTTCTATTTGGTTAATGCTTACATTGGTTTAGTATTGTATTTCTGTGTGTTAattatgaaaaatgaaaacaaacaagagaaatgataaatctatttattttgttttgcttttatgtcAACTGTATTATTCACAACCCCAtagctatttttagtaaaacaaGCTAGAAGTAAATACTCCTCCGGACTAAGAgctgcaaaactctcattgaagtaaATATGTCATTGTTGATGGTTTATTATGTAAAAACCCACTGCTTTTATTGGGAGGCCAGACTGACACCAACATGCCTTACCATTCCAATGAGTATTTGCCCCTTTAGACTATTCCCTCCTAGTTGCTAGGAGGACATGGAGTAGGACGTACCAGTATACTGTACTTACAACACCTCTAGCTTCCCCCTCAGCTGCTCGCAGGTGGAAGATAGCCTTATTTCATCCACTACACCCACTGTTGCTTTCCATGAGAGGAGCCTCTATCCTTCCTCCTCCCAACTACAGAAGGtaaaggatttttcctctttctctcctcttttcttgTAGTTATAATGATTTCAGCTGCTACATGGCATCCTCTTCACACTCTGAACCACCTGCCCAGATAGttatggggagggagaggataaAGGACCTCCTAATAAGCTCCTTGGGGGTAAGAACTGTcttattgttctgtgtttgtacagcaccttgcacaatgggatcctggtctatgactgggatTCCTAGGTAGGTGCTATGAATACAAAAAATACATGACAGCATTTTCAACAGCAGCAAGCTTGGATCCTGTGGCTTTGAGCACTGATTCCATATAGGGTTCCCCTTGTACCACGAGTCAGAGGAGCATAAATTCTTTTGTACTGTAATGCTGGGTTTTTATTAGTATGcagtacacctgtcaaaccgtaacgcaggtgtcccgccccagtcaaactccccacctgacactgtccccagAGCATACTATGCTTGCCATCAGACTGTAACCGAATGTGAGCTCACCAGCCCCATCTAGTGTTCACATTAAATCATTTCGCTGCCCCGCCCCTCAAGGCAACTCCTAGCCTAACTTTAGTTCCTAAAAAAatattaaggtgccacaagtactccttttctttttaaaaaatactcagtTCATTTCCCCCTCTTTTCCTAACCTTTCCTTAGGCCTGATTCCCCACATGGCCACACTAGTTTTACACCAATCTAACGCCTTGATTTCCAGCA
The Natator depressus isolate rNatDep1 chromosome 2, rNatDep2.hap1, whole genome shotgun sequence DNA segment above includes these coding regions:
- the SUN3 gene encoding SUN domain-containing protein 3, producing the protein MYRIPKSSGSTYLPQDETSHGTNSDSSDTENQSQDLNWLSQRQGPTPSSTESQTPISLRQEDRQLQRSPKKGIRLVFHLLGLCITVLWHFVLRICGAFARKIWARKIISLVLFLLSLFFFGTYHMRLLDGGGIQMSRGIYNGFVLYDFNHFWNKDESEIYGMDMESLRQANLVLKEIQSLKEQVDKLQTELHALRQGTKDITQRAISEALEGSEIKGVTTWTVKRMLNKVLEKLDEDQVQMPDYALKSAGASIVQSRTTRSYRHNRGKFFWLSFPMLVFVKSPEVILQPNNYPGDCWPFPGSQGETIIKLAVEIIPRAVTMEHIPKKISPTGEISSAPKDFAVYGLMEEDEEQGTFLGQFIYNCEGDLFQTFQLKNELSEFMRFVKLKVLNNWGHPEYTCIYRFRVHGDLKHTQEFFEQNPTP